In Corynebacterium endometrii, one DNA window encodes the following:
- a CDS encoding cation transporter: protein MNEEMAGIRKAVLVVAALNFAYFLVEMVMAVRLGSVSLFADSVDFFEDTAINMLVFFALTWSLAARRRAGMVLAAVILLPAIAAVVTAVAKIFDPQPPEPGALTLTAAGALVVNVACAVILLKLRRAHGEGVPGQSLTRGAWLAARNDALANVLIIAAGLATFAVATAWFDVIVGLIIASINFTAAKEVWEASVSEEDPLEMLDDD, encoded by the coding sequence ATGAATGAGGAGATGGCCGGTATTAGGAAAGCGGTGCTGGTAGTCGCCGCGCTGAACTTTGCTTACTTCCTGGTTGAGATGGTCATGGCGGTGCGGCTGGGATCAGTGTCGCTGTTCGCGGACTCGGTGGATTTCTTTGAAGACACGGCCATTAATATGCTGGTGTTCTTCGCTTTGACCTGGTCTTTGGCTGCGCGCAGGCGCGCGGGCATGGTGCTCGCGGCGGTGATCCTGCTGCCGGCGATAGCCGCGGTGGTCACCGCGGTGGCCAAGATTTTCGACCCGCAGCCGCCCGAACCGGGCGCCCTGACGCTTACGGCCGCGGGCGCGCTGGTGGTCAACGTGGCGTGCGCGGTCATCCTGCTCAAGCTGCGCAGGGCCCATGGTGAGGGCGTGCCGGGGCAATCCTTAACCCGCGGCGCATGGCTGGCGGCGCGCAACGATGCGCTGGCGAACGTGCTGATTATCGCCGCCGGTCTGGCCACCTTTGCGGTGGCCACCGCGTGGTTCGATGTCATCGTGGGGCTGATTATTGCCTCCATCAACTTCACGGCAGCCAAGGAAGTATGGGAGGCATCCGTCAGCGAGGAGGATCCGCTGGAAATGCTCGATGATGACTAG
- a CDS encoding fumarate reductase/succinate dehydrogenase flavoprotein subunit: MTNTELKREHPNFSHPQSIVPGVTAGSILESNEPHGVPMKDMWTWQKDHNLELVSPLNRRKFTVLVVGTGLSAGAAAASLGELGYNVKVFTYHDSPRRAHSIAAQGGVNSSRSKKVDNDSSYRHAKDTVKGGDYRCRESDCWRLAMESGRVIDHMNAIGAPFAREYGGTLATRSFGGVQVSRTYYTRGQTGQQLQLSTTSALYRQIGLGNVEIFRHHDLQDFITYEDNGRKRVGGIVTRNLINGELKAFTGNAVVMGTGGYGNVYHMSTLAKNSNAGAMMRAYEQGAYLASPAFVQFHPTGLPVNSEWQSKTILMSESLRNDGRIWSPIEPNDDRDPNTIPEEERDYFLERRYPAFGNLVPRDVASRAISQQINKGLGVGPLHNSAYLDFRDAIERLGKDTIRERYSNLFAMYEEAIGEDPYTTPMRIAPTCHFTMGGLWTDFNEMTSLDGLFAAGECSWTYHGANRLGANSLLSASVDGWFTLPFTVPNFLAKHLGEEKLSEDSAEAAAAVERAQARIDRIMNIRGEDPHGPAYYHRQLGDLLYFGCGVARNIEDLKSTIEKIRALRADFWANVRVPGSADDMNQVLEYALRVADYIDLGELMCVDALDRDESCGAHFRDDHLTEDGEAERDDENWCFVSAWEPGENEGEFIRHAEPLYFDSIPLMTRNYK; the protein is encoded by the coding sequence ATGACTAACACTGAACTGAAGCGCGAGCACCCGAACTTCTCGCACCCACAGTCCATCGTTCCTGGCGTTACCGCTGGTTCGATCCTGGAATCCAACGAGCCTCACGGCGTCCCAATGAAGGACATGTGGACCTGGCAGAAGGACCACAACCTGGAGCTCGTTTCCCCTCTGAACCGCCGCAAGTTCACCGTCCTCGTTGTGGGCACCGGTCTGTCCGCCGGCGCGGCCGCCGCGTCCCTGGGCGAGCTGGGCTACAACGTGAAGGTATTTACCTACCACGACTCTCCGCGTCGCGCGCACTCCATCGCTGCGCAGGGTGGTGTGAACTCCTCCCGTTCCAAGAAGGTGGATAATGACTCCTCCTACCGCCACGCGAAGGACACCGTCAAGGGCGGCGACTACCGCTGCCGCGAGTCTGACTGCTGGCGCCTGGCCATGGAGTCCGGCCGCGTAATCGACCACATGAACGCGATCGGCGCTCCTTTCGCCCGTGAGTACGGCGGCACCCTGGCTACCCGTTCCTTCGGCGGCGTGCAGGTATCCCGCACCTACTACACCCGCGGTCAAACCGGCCAGCAGCTGCAGCTGTCCACCACGTCCGCGCTTTACCGCCAGATTGGCCTGGGCAACGTGGAGATCTTCCGTCACCACGATCTGCAGGACTTCATCACCTACGAGGACAATGGTCGCAAGCGCGTGGGCGGCATTGTCACCCGCAACCTGATCAACGGCGAGCTCAAGGCATTCACCGGCAACGCCGTAGTCATGGGTACCGGCGGATACGGCAACGTGTACCACATGTCCACGCTGGCAAAGAACTCCAACGCCGGCGCCATGATGCGCGCCTACGAGCAGGGCGCATACCTTGCTTCCCCGGCGTTCGTGCAGTTCCACCCAACCGGCCTTCCGGTCAACTCCGAGTGGCAGTCTAAGACCATTCTGATGTCTGAGTCCCTGCGTAACGATGGCCGCATTTGGTCCCCAATCGAGCCAAATGATGACCGCGATCCAAACACCATTCCGGAAGAAGAGCGCGATTACTTCCTGGAGCGTCGTTACCCAGCGTTCGGCAACCTTGTGCCGCGTGACGTTGCGTCCCGCGCCATCTCCCAGCAGATCAACAAGGGCCTCGGCGTAGGCCCGCTGCATAACTCCGCTTACCTGGACTTCCGCGACGCAATCGAGCGACTCGGCAAGGACACCATTCGCGAGCGTTACTCCAACCTGTTCGCGATGTATGAGGAGGCCATTGGCGAGGACCCATACACCACGCCGATGCGCATCGCGCCTACCTGCCACTTCACCATGGGTGGCCTGTGGACCGATTTCAACGAGATGACCTCCCTCGACGGCCTGTTCGCCGCCGGTGAGTGCTCCTGGACCTACCACGGCGCAAACCGCCTGGGCGCTAACTCCCTCCTGTCCGCTTCCGTCGACGGCTGGTTCACCCTGCCGTTCACCGTCCCTAACTTCCTGGCGAAGCACCTGGGCGAGGAGAAGCTGTCCGAGGATTCCGCCGAGGCAGCGGCCGCCGTTGAGCGCGCTCAGGCCCGCATCGACCGCATCATGAACATCCGCGGCGAGGATCCACACGGCCCCGCGTACTACCACCGCCAGCTGGGCGACCTGCTGTACTTCGGCTGCGGCGTGGCGCGTAACATCGAGGACCTGAAGTCCACCATCGAGAAGATCCGCGCGCTGCGCGCCGACTTCTGGGCTAACGTTCGTGTTCCAGGCTCCGCCGATGACATGAACCAGGTCCTGGAGTACGCCCTGCGCGTTGCGGACTACATCGACTTGGGCGAGCTCATGTGCGTCGACGCGCTTGACCGCGACGAGTCCTGTGGCGCCCACTTCCGCGATGACCACCTCACCGAGGACGGCGAGGCAGAGCGTGACGATGAGAACTGGTGCTTCGTTTCCGCTTGGGAGCCAGGCGAGAACGAGGGCGAGTTCATCCGCCACGCAGAGCCTCTGTACTTCGATTCAATCCCGCTCATGACAAGGAACTACAAGTAA
- a CDS encoding DUF2516 family protein, translated as MTPLGILFNLVTYIEMVLYLLVAIAAAAGAITAVMTRDDAFDAAGRKPKMVWFALLMGSAMVLFVSLTLPLPILPWVAAVITGVYWFDVRPHLQGLIRGDYRY; from the coding sequence ATGACACCACTTGGCATTCTTTTCAATTTGGTCACCTACATTGAAATGGTGTTGTACCTGTTGGTCGCCATTGCCGCGGCCGCGGGGGCTATCACCGCGGTGATGACGCGCGATGATGCGTTTGACGCCGCGGGGCGCAAGCCCAAGATGGTGTGGTTCGCACTGCTAATGGGCTCGGCGATGGTCCTGTTCGTCTCGCTGACCCTGCCCTTGCCGATTCTGCCGTGGGTCGCGGCCGTGATTACCGGTGTGTACTGGTTTGACGTGCGCCCGCACCTGCAGGGGCTGATCCGGGGCGATTATCGCTACTAA
- a CDS encoding succinate dehydrogenase cytochrome b subunit → MTVRNPDREAIAHGYITNESLREKPSVPTWALKLVMAITGLLFAMFVVGHMAGNLKIYSAPYEDGQNPIDKYGHFLRTMGEPILPAGTALWAIRIVLLVAIIAHIYGAVALHGRSKRSRGKFSRTNLMGGVDSFATKTMLFTGIFLLLFIVFHLLDLTMGVAPAAPEGFVHGSVKANMIETFSRWPVTIFYVLAMVALFFHLTHGIKLAASDLGITGKKWRQVFVVLAYVIPAVVTIGNIILPLSVALGWVTL, encoded by the coding sequence ATGACTGTAAGAAATCCAGACCGTGAGGCAATTGCTCACGGCTACATCACTAACGAATCGCTGCGCGAGAAGCCATCCGTCCCAACGTGGGCGCTGAAGCTGGTAATGGCCATCACGGGCCTGCTCTTTGCAATGTTCGTTGTAGGCCACATGGCCGGTAACTTGAAGATCTACTCCGCCCCTTACGAGGATGGCCAGAACCCGATCGACAAGTACGGCCACTTCCTGCGCACCATGGGCGAGCCAATCCTGCCCGCCGGTACCGCTCTGTGGGCTATCCGCATTGTCCTGCTCGTTGCGATTATTGCCCACATTTACGGCGCGGTTGCCCTGCACGGCCGTTCCAAGCGCTCCCGCGGCAAGTTCTCCCGCACCAACCTGATGGGCGGCGTTGACTCTTTCGCCACGAAGACCATGCTGTTTACCGGCATCTTCCTGCTGCTGTTCATCGTCTTCCACCTGCTCGACCTGACTATGGGCGTTGCGCCAGCAGCCCCTGAGGGCTTCGTGCATGGTTCCGTCAAGGCCAACATGATCGAGACGTTCAGCCGCTGGCCGGTCACGATCTTCTACGTGCTGGCAATGGTTGCCCTCTTCTTCCACCTGACCCACGGCATCAAGCTCGCCGCCTCTGACCTGGGTATCACCGGCAAGAAGTGGCGCCAGGTCTTCGTAGTACTGGCATACGTGATTCCTGCTGTTGTCACCATCGGCAACATCATCCTGCCTCTGTCCGTAGCCCTTGGCTGGGTAACCCTGTAG
- the lpdA gene encoding dihydrolipoyl dehydrogenase: MTKEHYDVVVLGAGPGGYVAAIRAAQLGQKVAVVEKQYWGGVCLNVGCIPSKSLIKNAEIANILKHEKDVFGIKGDVEMDYSHAHKRSRKVSEKIVAGVHYLMKKNKITEIHGLGSFTDAKTMEITEGDDKGKTITFDNCIIATGSIVNTLPGIELSENVVSFEEHILNPEAPEKIAIVGGGAIGMEFAYVLNAYGVDVTLIEYMDRVLPNEDAEVSKAIARVYKKHGVKLLPGHATTAVRDNGDSVEVDYQKKGSDKTETITVDRVLISVGFRPRTEGFGLENTGVELTERGAIAIDDYMRTNVDGIYAIGDVTAKLQLAHVAEAQGIVAAETIAGAETQTLGDYMMMPRATFCNPQVASFGYTKEQAEEKWPDKEIKVASFPFSANGKAVGANATDGFVKVVADGEYGELLGAHMVGEGVSDFTPQLTLAQRFDLTAGEISRNVHIHPTMSEAMKEAVHGIEGHMINL; encoded by the coding sequence GTGACTAAAGAACATTATGACGTAGTAGTACTCGGCGCGGGCCCTGGTGGCTACGTAGCCGCTATCCGTGCAGCTCAGCTTGGCCAGAAGGTCGCGGTTGTTGAGAAGCAGTACTGGGGCGGTGTCTGCCTGAACGTAGGTTGCATCCCTTCCAAGTCGCTGATCAAGAACGCTGAGATCGCAAACATCCTCAAGCATGAGAAGGATGTCTTCGGCATCAAGGGCGACGTGGAGATGGATTACTCCCACGCCCACAAGCGTTCCCGCAAGGTCTCGGAGAAGATCGTGGCGGGCGTCCACTACCTGATGAAGAAGAACAAGATCACCGAGATCCACGGCCTGGGTTCCTTTACCGATGCCAAGACCATGGAAATCACCGAGGGCGATGACAAGGGCAAGACCATCACCTTCGATAACTGCATCATCGCCACCGGCTCCATCGTTAACACGCTGCCTGGTATTGAACTGTCTGAGAACGTGGTCTCTTTTGAGGAGCACATCCTCAACCCGGAGGCGCCAGAAAAGATCGCCATCGTGGGCGGCGGCGCAATCGGCATGGAGTTTGCCTACGTGCTCAACGCGTACGGCGTCGATGTAACCCTCATCGAGTACATGGACCGCGTGCTTCCTAACGAGGACGCAGAGGTCTCCAAGGCGATCGCTAGGGTCTACAAGAAGCATGGCGTCAAGCTTCTTCCAGGGCACGCTACCACCGCGGTGCGCGACAATGGGGACTCCGTCGAGGTTGACTACCAGAAGAAGGGCTCTGATAAGACGGAGACCATCACCGTTGACCGCGTTCTGATTTCCGTTGGCTTCCGTCCTCGCACCGAGGGCTTTGGCCTGGAGAACACCGGCGTTGAGCTCACCGAGCGCGGCGCTATTGCCATCGATGATTACATGCGCACCAATGTTGACGGCATCTACGCCATCGGTGACGTCACCGCCAAGCTGCAGCTGGCTCACGTGGCCGAGGCTCAGGGCATCGTTGCCGCCGAGACCATCGCCGGCGCCGAGACCCAGACCCTGGGTGATTACATGATGATGCCTCGCGCAACGTTCTGTAACCCGCAGGTCGCCTCCTTCGGCTACACCAAGGAGCAGGCTGAGGAGAAGTGGCCGGACAAGGAGATCAAGGTTGCCTCCTTCCCGTTCTCCGCGAACGGCAAGGCGGTTGGCGCCAACGCGACCGACGGCTTCGTCAAGGTCGTCGCCGATGGCGAGTACGGCGAGCTGCTGGGCGCCCACATGGTAGGCGAGGGTGTATCAGATTTCACCCCACAGCTGACCCTGGCACAGCGCTTCGACCTGACCGCGGGCGAAATCTCACGCAACGTGCACATTCACCCGACTATGTCCGAGGCAATGAAGGAAGCCGTTCACGGCATCGAAGGCCACATGATTAACCTTTAG
- a CDS encoding DUF445 domain-containing protein gives MPSPSPEVEAERRRQLKKYKRIATGLLIMAAAIFLGCSWWQNQPGGAPIIVGYIRAAAEAGMVGGLADWFAVTALFRYPLGLRIPHTALVLNKKDQVGEQLSGFIGDNFLNAELITEKVSKANVAQKIGHWLAEPDNALKVSHEAGKLTANAVRAIKPADAEAVIQSQLIDRLAEPEWGPPAGRLLEGLIDDGKVEPVVDEIINWSHARVLTMEDVVVTTIDERMPAWAPRFAKSLVGEKVYRELVNWATEVKFNKDHEARRAIRRGLSQFARDLQEDPAMVERVESIKRDIMGSTPVQGASAAMWKRLAAAIIGQAEDSTSMLRSKVASLCIEWGTNIQRDPQLRASLDRRIQSTVRFLADNYSGEVTSIISETVQRWDAEEASDKIELMVGKDLQYIRFNGTVVGALAGLVIYAVNHIIFGI, from the coding sequence ATGCCCAGTCCCAGCCCCGAGGTGGAGGCGGAGCGTCGCCGCCAGCTAAAGAAGTACAAGCGCATCGCCACCGGCCTGCTGATTATGGCCGCGGCCATCTTCCTGGGATGTTCCTGGTGGCAGAACCAACCGGGCGGCGCGCCCATCATAGTGGGCTACATCCGCGCAGCCGCCGAGGCCGGCATGGTGGGCGGCCTGGCGGACTGGTTCGCGGTAACCGCGCTGTTTCGCTACCCGCTAGGCCTGCGCATCCCCCATACCGCACTGGTGCTCAATAAGAAGGATCAGGTGGGCGAGCAGCTCTCCGGGTTCATTGGGGATAACTTTCTCAACGCGGAGCTGATTACGGAGAAGGTTTCCAAGGCTAACGTCGCCCAGAAGATTGGCCATTGGCTCGCCGAGCCAGATAATGCGCTGAAGGTATCGCACGAGGCCGGCAAGCTCACCGCCAATGCCGTGCGGGCCATCAAGCCTGCCGATGCCGAGGCCGTGATTCAGTCCCAGCTCATTGACCGCCTGGCGGAGCCGGAATGGGGTCCGCCCGCCGGCCGCCTGCTCGAGGGCCTCATCGATGACGGCAAGGTGGAACCCGTCGTGGATGAGATCATCAACTGGTCCCACGCCAGGGTGCTGACCATGGAGGACGTGGTGGTCACCACCATCGATGAGCGCATGCCGGCCTGGGCCCCGCGGTTCGCTAAGTCCCTGGTGGGGGAGAAGGTCTACCGGGAGTTGGTCAACTGGGCCACGGAGGTCAAGTTCAATAAGGATCACGAGGCCCGCCGCGCCATCCGTCGCGGTTTGTCCCAGTTCGCCCGGGACCTCCAAGAGGATCCCGCGATGGTTGAACGCGTAGAATCCATCAAGCGGGACATTATGGGCTCGACTCCCGTGCAGGGCGCCTCGGCCGCGATGTGGAAGCGCCTGGCCGCAGCCATCATCGGCCAGGCGGAGGACTCCACGTCCATGCTGCGGTCCAAGGTCGCTTCGCTGTGCATCGAGTGGGGGACTAACATTCAGCGGGATCCGCAGTTGCGCGCCAGCCTCGACAGGCGGATCCAGTCCACGGTGAGGTTCCTGGCGGATAACTATTCCGGCGAAGTGACCAGCATAATCTCGGAAACTGTGCAGCGCTGGGATGCGGAAGAGGCCTCGGACAAGATAGAGCTGATGGTAGGCAAGGACCTGCAGTACATCCGCTTCAACGGAACGGTTGTGGGCGCGCTCGCGGGATTAGTTATCTATGCTGTAAACCATATTATTTTTGGAATCTAG
- the ramB gene encoding acetate metabolism transcriptional regulator RamB has product MGKTYVGSRLRQLRRERDLSQASLASTLGLSASYVNQIEHDVRPLTVPVLLRITEVFGVDATFFSRDDDSRLLAEIQDVIQDKELCPSPVELQELSELVYNHPTVARTMVDIHRRYRNVRDKLSLATDTRRTAGAQALSMPHDEVRDFFYARQNYLDDLDNVAEGIAGDVGVDRFQIRKTEEALAKRLRDKHGIEIITTPQLDGTLHRFDREAKTLRLASRLTEGQRAFRMAAELGFLEAGDQIQRLVDEEPFTSDASRNLARRGIASYFAAATVLPYKMIHAEAEQSGYDIEYLCQVFGVGYETAASRLSTLQRTNLRGIPFTFVRVDRAGNMSKRQSATGVHFSNSGGTCPLWNVYDTFAQPGVISRQLAQMPDGRNYLWIARTVQQQQGRFTDTNKLFAIGLGCEARHADRTVYAEGLDITDTDAATPIGAGCRTCPRENCAQRAFPSINEALTIDAHKSSVAPY; this is encoded by the coding sequence ATGGGAAAGACGTACGTAGGCTCACGGCTTCGCCAGCTCCGGCGCGAGCGCGATCTCAGCCAGGCTTCACTTGCATCCACGCTTGGCCTATCAGCCAGCTATGTCAACCAAATTGAGCACGATGTTCGCCCGCTGACGGTCCCGGTACTTTTGCGCATCACGGAAGTCTTTGGCGTGGACGCCACCTTCTTCTCCCGCGATGATGATTCACGCCTGCTCGCCGAGATCCAGGACGTCATCCAGGACAAGGAGCTGTGCCCATCCCCCGTCGAGCTGCAGGAGCTTTCCGAGCTCGTGTACAACCACCCCACCGTCGCGCGCACGATGGTGGACATCCACCGGCGCTACCGCAATGTGCGTGACAAGCTCTCCCTCGCCACGGACACCCGCCGCACCGCCGGCGCCCAGGCGCTGTCCATGCCGCACGACGAGGTCCGCGATTTTTTCTACGCCCGCCAGAACTACTTGGACGATTTGGATAACGTGGCGGAAGGCATCGCGGGGGACGTCGGAGTAGACCGCTTCCAGATCCGCAAGACCGAGGAGGCCCTGGCTAAGCGCCTGCGCGACAAGCACGGCATCGAGATCATTACCACCCCGCAACTGGATGGCACCCTGCACCGCTTCGACCGTGAGGCCAAGACGCTGCGCCTCGCCTCCCGCCTGACCGAGGGCCAGCGCGCCTTCCGCATGGCCGCCGAGCTGGGATTCCTGGAGGCCGGGGACCAGATTCAGCGGCTGGTGGACGAGGAGCCTTTCACTTCCGACGCCTCCCGCAACCTCGCCCGCCGCGGCATCGCGTCCTATTTCGCGGCCGCGACGGTCCTGCCCTACAAGATGATCCACGCCGAGGCTGAGCAATCCGGCTATGACATTGAATACCTGTGCCAGGTCTTCGGCGTGGGGTATGAGACCGCGGCGTCCCGCCTGTCCACGCTTCAGCGCACCAACCTGCGCGGCATTCCTTTTACCTTTGTGCGCGTGGACCGCGCCGGAAATATGTCGAAGCGCCAGTCCGCCACCGGCGTTCACTTCTCCAACTCCGGCGGCACCTGCCCGCTGTGGAACGTGTATGACACCTTCGCCCAGCCGGGCGTGATTTCCCGCCAGCTGGCGCAGATGCCGGACGGGCGCAATTACCTCTGGATCGCCCGCACGGTGCAGCAACAGCAGGGGCGTTTCACGGACACCAACAAGCTATTTGCCATTGGCCTAGGCTGCGAGGCGCGCCACGCGGACCGCACCGTCTACGCCGAGGGTCTCGACATCACGGACACGGATGCCGCCACGCCAATCGGCGCCGGCTGCAGGACCTGCCCGCGCGAGAACTGCGCGCAACGCGCTTTCCCCTCAATCAACGAGGCCCTCACCATCGACGCGCACAAGTCCTCCGTGGCCCCCTACTAG
- a CDS encoding CGLAU_01105 family protein — MTDANNPHTDAQDPKKDSVMDSLREPLESLKNAGTSAAGVAKEFSQRLREDREATQAEAAGFASAAQSTGAEATGKDSLLNKATAIAKDLGSSVLRAAEATSQTPQFAEAKERIGEAAKTTRAGLAEAYGTAKANREAKKTAAEETTSGAHGSETAGKADIIDGEVISTDQDYTQG, encoded by the coding sequence ATGACTGACGCTAATAACCCGCACACCGATGCCCAGGATCCTAAGAAGGACTCTGTCATGGACTCGCTCCGTGAACCCCTAGAATCCCTGAAGAACGCGGGGACCTCAGCGGCCGGCGTGGCCAAGGAGTTCAGCCAGCGTCTGCGCGAGGACCGCGAGGCCACCCAGGCCGAGGCCGCGGGTTTCGCATCCGCGGCCCAGTCCACCGGGGCCGAGGCCACGGGCAAGGACTCCCTGTTGAACAAGGCCACCGCTATCGCCAAGGACCTGGGCAGTTCCGTCTTGCGCGCCGCAGAGGCTACGTCCCAGACCCCACAGTTCGCTGAGGCCAAGGAGCGCATTGGCGAGGCCGCCAAAACCACGCGCGCCGGCCTAGCCGAGGCATACGGCACCGCCAAGGCAAACCGGGAGGCCAAGAAGACCGCGGCCGAGGAGACCACCTCAGGCGCCCACGGTTCGGAAACTGCCGGTAAGGCAGATATCATTGACGGCGAAGTTATCTCTACTGATCAGGACTACACGCAAGGCTAA
- a CDS encoding succinate dehydrogenase/fumarate reductase iron-sulfur subunit, with protein sequence MKLTLEIWRQAGPTEDGAFETVQVDDAAEQMSILELLDHVNDGLIEAGKEPFQFASDCREGICGTCGLVVNGRPHGPGQNTPACQQRLFQFEDGAKIKLEPFRSNAFPVIKDLVVDRVALDQVMQKGGYVSMDAGTAPDADTLHLNHQTAEFALDHAACIGCGACVAACPNGAAHLFTGAKLVHLSLMPLGKEERGKRAKAMVDELETNFGHCSLYGECADVCPAGVPLTAVSAVTKERARAALRGKAD encoded by the coding sequence ATGAAACTGACACTTGAGATCTGGCGTCAGGCCGGACCAACCGAAGACGGCGCATTTGAGACCGTTCAGGTCGACGATGCAGCCGAGCAAATGTCCATCCTGGAGCTCCTGGACCACGTCAATGACGGCCTTATCGAGGCCGGCAAGGAGCCGTTCCAGTTCGCTTCCGACTGCCGCGAGGGTATCTGCGGTACCTGTGGCCTGGTCGTCAACGGCCGCCCCCACGGTCCCGGCCAGAACACCCCGGCATGCCAGCAGCGCCTGTTCCAGTTCGAAGATGGCGCAAAGATTAAGCTGGAGCCATTCCGTTCCAATGCCTTCCCCGTAATCAAGGACTTGGTCGTTGACCGCGTAGCCCTTGACCAGGTGATGCAGAAGGGCGGCTACGTCTCCATGGACGCGGGTACCGCTCCGGACGCTGATACCCTGCACCTGAACCACCAGACCGCCGAGTTCGCCCTGGATCACGCGGCCTGCATCGGCTGTGGCGCATGCGTTGCGGCGTGCCCTAACGGCGCGGCCCACCTGTTCACCGGTGCGAAGCTGGTTCACCTCTCCCTCATGCCACTGGGCAAGGAGGAGCGCGGCAAGCGTGCCAAGGCTATGGTCGATGAGCTTGAGACCAACTTCGGCCACTGCTCCCTCTACGGTGAGTGCGCGGATGTCTGCCCTGCAGGCGTTCCGCTGACCGCGGTAAGCGCCGTGACCAAGGAGCGCGCTCGCGCGGCTCTCCGCGGCAAGGCCGACTAG
- a CDS encoding LmeA family phospholipid-binding protein, producing MSAQKSRGSRAWKAILGIVLVVVIVLVIIEFGLRWFLGHQMTKGFEEANAEEGITTEEKPEIGFGSTPLLLGLLGGNIPQMTMDTPDTLEINGEEILGLPETKVEMREMTLSDNPVAGELTATTYLPDEFLLAALQQGMSGQDNLGDLGDLIVTDMRADGDKDTIDVELGGGLATVELLPSAADGALALEAKRSTLFGIELSQEATQTVSAALTESLKNQVPGDLALDDIRVGSGIVEVTVVGNDVPIKELSNQFGGEQTGQEAGETT from the coding sequence ATGTCTGCTCAGAAAAGCCGGGGTTCCCGCGCGTGGAAGGCCATCCTCGGGATTGTCCTCGTTGTTGTCATTGTGCTTGTGATTATCGAATTTGGTTTGCGCTGGTTCTTGGGCCATCAGATGACCAAGGGCTTCGAGGAAGCTAACGCCGAGGAGGGGATCACCACCGAGGAAAAACCGGAAATTGGTTTTGGCTCCACCCCGCTGCTGCTGGGCCTGCTGGGCGGCAACATCCCCCAGATGACCATGGACACCCCGGATACGCTTGAGATAAATGGCGAGGAGATCCTGGGCCTGCCGGAGACCAAGGTAGAGATGAGGGAGATGACCCTGTCTGATAATCCGGTGGCCGGTGAACTCACCGCCACCACATACCTCCCGGATGAGTTCCTTCTGGCCGCCCTTCAGCAGGGCATGAGCGGGCAGGACAACCTGGGAGACCTGGGGGACCTAATCGTCACGGACATGCGCGCCGACGGCGATAAGGACACCATCGACGTAGAACTAGGCGGCGGCCTGGCCACTGTGGAGCTGCTCCCAAGCGCCGCGGACGGCGCGCTGGCGTTGGAGGCGAAGCGTTCCACCTTGTTCGGCATTGAGCTATCGCAGGAGGCAACCCAGACTGTCTCCGCCGCACTGACCGAGAGCCTCAAGAACCAGGTCCCGGGCGACCTTGCGCTCGACGATATACGCGTGGGCAGCGGCATCGTGGAGGTAACCGTCGTGGGAAACGATGTGCCCATTAAAGAACTAAGCAACCAGTTTGGCGGCGAGCAGACCGGCCAGGAGGCGGGCGAAACCACTTAA